The genomic DNA GGAGGATGCACTGCTAAATACATATTGGCTATATTTTTCCGTAGCACCTCTATTTGGAAATTGGCTATTTTTATGGTTTCTATACTAATACTCATGCTGTGCTTTAATGATTTTCATCAATGCTAAGGTTTTATCCATATCCACAACAGCCTCATTGATGGCTAACATTAGCTTTTTTTCTTTAATGCCTCCATCTTTCCATCCATCTAATTTATTTTCAACAATTATTTTATCTAAAGTCAATGCCAATGCTTCGTTCCTTTCTACATTATCATATAAAGCCTTTTTTCCTCTTGTATCCAAGGCTTCTGGATAATCATTGGTGTTATTTTCATTAGATACCTTCTCCGCTAACTCCTTAATTTGCTCTAAATATTTCTCATATTCTATAGCCTCCTTTTTTCGTAACTGAATTAGTTCGTCTAAAAGCTTAGACATTTTTTCATAATACTTTGGATTGGCTTGAGATTCTTCAATGATGACTTTACGTACGTTATTTTCAATGGTTTCTGCAACTGCTTCTTGCTTTGTCTTATTTACATAAACCATATCTGGTTCAGATACTTTAGTGATTAAACCTACCAGAGTTTGATTTTCAAAATCGGATAGTTTGCGGCTCGATTTAGCATCTAAATACATGTCCATTAATTGGCGCATTCCTGGTTCAAAACGTTTAAAATCTAAATAATCACCACTGGCTTGCTTAATGGTATCTCTTATATCTGAATAGTACTGTACTTCTTCTTTTATCTTTTTAGCTTCTGCGTCAGAAAATCCAATTTTATGCATTTCGTTGGCAATATTGGCATAGGCTCTAATTAAGGCAACCACTGCCTTGTATAAAAACACTCTTTTTTCTTCTGTATTTTTTAAATCTTGTGCATTTTCTGTGTTTCCGCAAAAGTACCTAATATAATTGGGTTCGTCTTTAGGATGCACGGGTTCACATAAAGCACTTACAACTTCTAAGGCTGTTTCTAAACGGGTTTTTCCTGCTTCTTGTCTATCTTTTAATAAGCCTTTTACATCTTCTTCATCATAATTATCAAACACTTCAGAAGTATAATCTGAAATAGATTTTTCTAAGCTTTTAAATAAATCTTTATAATCTATAATATATCCGTATTCTTTTTCATCGCCATCTACTCTATTTACCCTGCATATTGCTTGAAACAACCCATGGTCTTGCATCTTTTTATCAATGTATAAATACGTGGCAGATGGGGCATCAAAACCCGTTAGTAATTTATCTACAACAATGAGCAGTTTCATTTTAGCGGGTTCGTTGATAAAAGTAGCCTTTGCTTCTTCTTCAAATGCTTCTGTAGATTTTCCTTTTAGCATTTGCGTATATACCTCATATTTTAAGAGTTTATCGGTAAGTGCTCCTTCGCCTGCTCCTTCTCCTTTAATATCGGCATGATGTGGTTGGTATGAAGTGATAATCGCACATTCTTTAAAACCAGCACGCTGAAAAAGTTCGTAATACTTACAGGCTTGATATACAGAGCCTGATACTAGCATGGCATTTCCTCCTCCAGAAGAAAGCCTAGGTATTACTTTAAAATCTCTTATGATATCAAATACAATTTTTTCTAATCGCGATTTAGATCCTAATACTTTTTGCAGGGTTCCCCAACGTTTTTTTAGTGCTATTTTAGCCACATCAGTCAACCCTTTTGTTTCCGCATCAAACCATTCATCAACACTTTGCTGGTCGGTTACAAATTGTGCTACATCTCTTGCTTCGTAAAGTAAATCCAATACAACACCATCGTCCACCGCTTCATCAAATTTATACGGATTGCCAATATAAGTACCAAAAACTTCAATAGATTTTTGTTTGTCTTTTTTGAGTAGCGGTGTTCCTGTAAAACCAATAAACAAGGCATTGGGTAATATGGACTTCATGGCTTCATGTAGCTTCCCTGATTGTGTACGATGGCATTCATCTACAAATACATATATATCTCCTTTGGCTCGAAAATCTGATCCGAAACTTTGTGTTAATTCTGCTATATAAGATTCATAATCACCACTTTCATCGTTTCGTCTAAATTTATGTACCAAGCTACTAATAAGCATTGCTGTTTTTTGGTTTAGAACACTTAATAAATCCCGACCACTTTTTGCTCGGTATATGGTTTCGTCAACCCCTGCAAATAATTGCTCTATTTGACTATCTAATTCTTGGCGATCGGTAATAATTAACACCCGGCTATCTTTTATATTCTCTCGAATCCATTTCGTGAGCCAAACCATGGTTAACGATTTACCAGATCCTTGGGTATGCCATACAATACCTCCTGTTCTGGTTTGGATATTGTGTTGTGCTGCTTTGATTCCAAAAAATTGGTTGGGTCTGCTTAATTTTTTAACTCCTTTATCATATACCACAAAGTCATGGATTAATTCTAGCAAGCGTTCTTTTTCACATAATTGAGCAATATGTTTGTCCAATACATAATCATAGTGTACCGCACTTTCTTCTTTCCATTGTAAGTAATACTTCTCTGGAGTACCTATGGTACCGTAGCGGATTCCTTGCGTATCATTTCCTGCCAATATGAATTGCATGGTGGTAAAAAACTGCGGAATAAATGCAGGTTGTTGATTGTCTATATTTTGACGAATCGCGTCTGTTACCCCCACCTTGCTTCTTTTCAACTCTAAAATTCCTAAAGCAATCCCGTTTACATAAATGACAATATCGGGTCTTTTGTTGTGTTTTCCTTGTACGGTAACCTCTTCTGCAATGGCAAAGTGATTGTGTTGTATATGCTTCCAATCTACCAACCAAACCGTTTCTTTTTGTTTCCCTAATGCTTCTCTTACAGATATACCATAACGCAATAGTTTATAAACTTCTTTATTTGCCGCATACAAATCGTTGGCAAGATTGGTTACTGCCTTCATAAAAATAGAAATGGCTTTTTCTGAAAGCGTTGCAGAATAGCCTTGCGCGATAAGGTATTTTAATAGCAGGGCTTCTTCTACGGGATATTTACGTACTTGTTTTTCCCAATGACCAAGATAACTATACCCTAATTGGTGTTGGAATAGTTGTACTACTCTATTTTGTGTTGCTCTTTCTGATTTTCCTATATCGTACATTTCTATTTTTTTCTATTCAATTTAATGCCATCCCCCCTATTCACTCAATACCACTTTTTCTTTTTAAGCCTATTTAATGTTATGATTCTTACGTTTCTTCGCTATACCAACCTCGTGTTACCAGTTAACAATTCTTCTAGCATCCCTTGTTTAAGTTGTTGGTATTTTGCTTTTTTGGTTTCTAATTGGGTAATTTCTACCTCCATATCATAAAGTATCCTAATAATTGCTTTTTGCTCATCAATTTTTGGGATATGAAAGTTAAATTTTGACATATCTGAGCCATAAAGATGATAGACGGTTGTCCCACTAATTAAGGACATTATTTGTTGTTTATTCATTGATATTTGGTAGCTTAAAAACGCTCCGTATAAGGATTTATTAGGTCTTATTACGAGTACATCTCCGCCAAGAATAATATCATCTTCAAATAGAGCACTTGCAGTAGCTAATCCGTTTGGTGTAACATCAGAAGTAGGCATCAATACATCATTTTCTTTTGAAAGAAAAATATCCGAATTTTCGTTTGTACGACTCCTTACTGATGTTATTATATGGTTATAATTAGTAAATAACTCCCCATAGTGGATACATTTATATTTTCCTTCTTCAATAATATCAGACTTTGGCAACCCTTTACCTTTATAGAAATCTGCTTTTTCCCCCAATTTCTTCTCCACCCACTCCCCAGAAAACCCAGGTAAACGTTTCCCACCTTTATGCGGTGGCGTTAACAACTGCTGCATGGCACCTTGTTTGATGGCTTGTTTTTTAGCTATTAAACTTTCTAAACTTGCAATCAGGTCATCCATATCGCTTAAAGCGGTAGCGATGGCTTTTTGTTCTTTTATAGGAGGAGCTATGACTCTAATATTTAGACAAGATTTCTTATTTAATTTAGGTTGAGCTGTTCCTGAGTTAAGTAAAGAATAATCTAGGCTTTCCAAGTATTCAGTAAGAAAATTTATATTAAAGAACTTGTTTGGTTTCATCACATGTGCGTGATTGTTAACCCAAGCTTTTCCTTTAATAATAAAAGCTAGTGGTAAATTTCTGCTTAGAATATTCTCACCATCCTCACCTAATAATATCAATTCATCATCAAATATATAATCATTGACATAATCTATAATTCCAGAAGCTCCATAATACGGATAATTTCCCGACACTCTCTCATTTGCCTTTATAGGTCTCCTTTTTCCGTCTAAAAACTCTACAGCTTCAGAAAGGCTAATAACAAGCCAATCCTCTGGAATCAAACCTACCTCGGTTTGCTTAAACCCCTGTTTCGTTGTTAACTCCATACCAATCCCATCGTTTTTAAGTGTTCGCTTACCTTATTTTCCAACACATTGGTAGTACCATCCAATTCCGTTAAGGTATGCTCATAACGCGCTGCTAACTCTTGAATACGGCTAGTTAAACGCTGCGAAATCGCATCCATTTCCGTTTGTAAGGTTGCCTGTAAGCTTGCCAACCATTTTTTATCCACCACCAATTCGCGTACTTCTTCTTCCGTTAGTTTTCCATATTGCGCCAAGCAAAGCGCATCCAAATCCGTTGCCATTGCTTTGGCCTCCTTTTTTAAACTCGCTTCTTTATTAAAAAGCTTTAGCAATTGGTTCGCTACCTTAAATGCCGCTACTTCGGTAGGCTCGTCTTTAATTTCTTTGAGGTACTTACTTAGAGTCGTTTTGGTAATCCCCCCTTTATCATTGGTAGCCTCCTGTAGCAATCCTTCTTCCCCCGTATGCTCTTCTATCCATTCTGCACTCTTTGCCTGTACACTTTCTAGCTCCGCCTCTACCGCCTGCAATGCTTGTTGTTCTTTAGCTAAGTAAGTATCTATTATTAATTTCTTGGGGAGTACATCACACGTCCAACCCTTATCCACTTCTTTACCTTTCTTATTCTTTTCAATAACACGCTTGGTATTCGCTACCCATCCCTCTTCTATTAACAAATACACATCATCTTTAAGCGTACTATTCCAATAATCTAACAAATGCTGATACACATCATACTTATTGACCAATGCCTTATTAGCATAACGAATCAGCAAATCTTCCGCAATGGTTTTAATAAACACTTTAGGTTTGGTTGTGCTATCAATACTATTAAAAAAAGCATGATTTGCCGCAGCAAACTCCTTAAAAGTAAGATCTAGCGTGGCATGATAGCTCTTAAAATCGGGATGTTGGTAAATGGCATGCTTGATTTCAGATGTTGCCACATTCAAACCTAAATACCCCGCTCTTAAAGGACTCAATAAGGTTTGTTTAAGAGTTGGATACACCTCCCAATACTCTTGCAAAGCAGCTATATCTCTTTGCGGTATCCCTCCATTTAAATGCCCATCCAAATCTTGAATATCTTCCGCTTCCTGAGTATCTATATACCTAGGGATGTTTAAATTATATTCATTCTTTTCAATTTCTGCAAAAGGCACACAACGCGCATACCTATCCACTTCCATTTGCGAATTAAACACCTCCACAATTTTGTACAAATCTTGTTCCCGCAAACGGTTTTTATTTCCGTCTTTCATAAACCCTTTGCTTGCATCTATCATAAACACCCCTTTACGTTTATTAGCATGTTCCTTATCCAATACAATCACACAAGCAGGAATTCCTGTACCATAAAACAAATTAGCAGGCAAGCCAATAATTCCTTTAATCCACTTACGTTCTAGTATGTTCTTTCTAATTTCTGCTTCCGCATTTCCTCTAAACAAAACCCCATGCGGTAAAATAACCGCTCCCTTTCCTGTACTCTTTAAAGAACTTACAATATGTAATAAAAAAGCATAATCCCCATTTTTTTCTGGAGGAACTCCATAGCCTTTAAAACGATGAAATACATCATTCATAGGCACAATACCACTCGTCCAGTTTTTTACAGAAAACGGCGGATTCGCCACAACAAAATCAAAACGCTTCAACCGTCCATCCTCTTTAAACTGAGGATCCGTAATGGTATTTTTACTAGCAATAGAAGCCTCAGGATGGCCATGAAGCCACATGTTCATAATTGCCAATCCTTTAGTAGCAATATCCTTTTCTTGTCCGTACAAAGTCAACCCATTAGGTGCTTCATCAGCCACTTTTAACAACAATGATCCCGAACCACAAGTAGGGTCATACGCAGTATAAGAAGGCCTATCAGCCTTATCCACTTCAATGACCTGTGCTAAAATCCTAGACACCTCCGCAGGCGTATAAAACTGTCCCTTACTTTTTCCAGATTCCGTAGCAAAATGACGCATTAAAAACTCATACGCATCTCCTAAAATATCATCATCCTCCGCACGATTATTTTTAAAATTCAAGCCTTCATGCTCAAATATGGCAATCAATTTTGACAAACGATCCACCTTTTCTTTACCCGATCCTAATTTTTCATCATCATTAAAATCCGCCAATTCCATAGCACCTTCCAAACCATTGGCAGCAAATAGCGGTTTTAGAATATCCTTATTAATTCGGTCACCAATATCAGGTTGCCCCTTTAAAGCCACCATATCCTCAAAAGAAGCCCCCTTCGGCACCTCAATCAAGCTCCTAGAATTTCCTGCATACTTATCAGACACATACTTTACAAAAAGCATGGTGAGTACATAATCTTTGTATTGAGAAGCATCCATTCCGCCACGTAATTCATCACAACTTGCCCATAAAGAGCTATATAAATCCGATTTTTTAATTGCCATTCTAGCCAGTTTGTTTTTATAATAAAAAAATGTTCTATTCTATTTTATACGCTCTAAATGTATCAATAATCAACACAACATACAAAATTTCCCCCTGATATTATCCACTTCCAAACGAACTGCTAATTTCTTAGCATCCCATTAGAAAAATACCCCACCCTACAGCATAATATGTACTTTAAAGAGGCCTCTTTTTTTGAAAAGTGTTTGAATTATAGTATATTTCCCCTTATTTTGTTGATTGACATGAAAAACGATTTAAAAAACATGCTTTGCTTGGACCTCTATGTAGCTTCTTTAAGCCAAGAAGCTTATACCAACCTACAACCCGCATTGGCAACCCCTACTAAAAAACACCTCCACATACGAAGTTGGGGGATTCAAAATTTATTTAAGGAAAATACGCTTGCCAAAGACATCAAGGCACTACATACATTCGCTTTGGCATTTCAATGGCAAAATGACCTGCGTCGTATTTTACACAAGAACCCCTCTTATGAAACCCTGATTCTAACCAATGCTTCTAAAGAGATTGTTTGGGTAAATGATGGCTTTCAAAAAATGACGGGATATGACAAAAGTTTTGCCTTGCATAAAACGGCAGGATTTTTACAGGGTGAAAAAACCTCTCTAGCTACCCGAAAAAGAATCCGAAAAAAGCTATTAAAAAACAAGCCCTTTAAAGAAGTCATCCTTAACTACAGAAAAGACCAAACGAGTTATGAATGCGAATTGACAATTTTTCCGCTTGCTTCCAAAGCAAAAACAACACATTTTTTAGCCTTGGAAAAAGAGGTGGTTTGATGCTTTTTTAAGGCAATAATTTCAAATCGCAATACCAAAATCCAGTACTCGTACTTTTGGGCGGCTTGGTGGTGGTATTTTGATAACAATTTTCAGACGTTTCTTCTTCTAACCGATACGATTTCAACACCTTTTCCCCTATTTCAAAACGTATGGGCTTTTGAAATATAGGTCCCTCAAAACAAAAGGTATGAAACTCTCCATTTTCTCCACAAACATCTACCCCATCAGGCAATTGACTTATAAATTCTTCATCAATAACTCTTCCTACAAACTCTTTGCCCAATAGTGTTGCATTTACACAAACAGTGATGGCTTTAAAGCCCAAAGCAAGAAATGCTTTTAACAGTTGCTTGGTGTCTTGTTTCCATAATGGATACACCCCTGTAATTCCTACCTCTTTTAGTTTTTCATCTCTATATTGCCTTAAATCTTCCAAAAAGATATCTCCAAAAATACCATGTTCCAATCCCTCCAATTTCAAGCGAGTGGTCTTTTCTCTCATCTTTTCATTGTATAAATCCATCGTAACATTTGCAGGGAGATATATTTTTTCTAGCGGAATTCCAATACTTTTAGCCTGTGCCTCCAATAAGCTTTCATGAAGCCCATGCATTGAAACCCTTTGGTAATCTTGATTAACATTCGTTACCAACGTGGTTACCTGATAACTATTTCCTTGCAATATTTGATACAACGCATAAGCAGCATCTTTTCCAGAGCTCCAATTAAAATAAGCTTTTTTCATATGTTTGGTATTGAGGTTCTTTGTACCTTATAAGGCAATGAAACGTATTTGCGATACCTAAAAAAAGACTTGCCTAAATGACAAGCCTTCTTAAGTTTATATTATTTTGAATGTTTTATCTTTCTTTTTTGATGCAAGCTAACAGGTTTCTCTTGTTTTACCAAAGGCGTTCCATACAAATCAAAATCGCCCGCCTCATCAATTTTAATATCGATAAACTCTCCTATTTTAATATAATGTTGCTGTGCATCTACAAGAACATCATTATCTACATCAGGCGAATCAAACTCTGTACGTCCGTAATAATATGCCCCATCTTTTCTATCAAATAAGCAACGGAAAGTTTTTCCTACCTTCGCTTGATTCAACTCCCAAGATATTTGACTTTGTACTTCCATAATTTCGTTCACCCTTCTAAACTTCACCTCCGCAGGCACATCATCTTCCAAACCATAAGCACCTGTATTTTCTTCATGCGAATATTCAAAAGCTCCCAAACGCTCAAAGCGCATTGCTTCAACCCAATCCTTCAACTCTTGAAATTGCGTTTCTGTTTCACCAGGATACCCAACAATCAAGGTAGTACGAATGGCCATATTAGGCACTGCTTCACGAAACTTATGAATCAATGCCGTTGTTTTTTCATGCGTGGTACCACGCTTCATTGATTTTAAGATTTCTGTATTGATGTGCTGCAATGGAATGTCAAGATAATTGCACACCTTAGGTTCGTTTTTCATGACCTCCAATACGTCCAACGGAAATCCAGAAGGAAAGGCATAATGCAAGCGAATCCATTCAATACCTGCTACCTTTACCAATGCTTTTAACAAATCCGCCAAAGCCCTTTTCTTGTACAAGTCCAATCCATAATAAGTTAAATCTTGTGCAATTAACATCAATTCTTTAATGCCTTTTTTAGCCAATTTTTCAGCTTCAATAACAATGGCTTCTATAGGAGTTGACTTATGTTTTCCTCTCATCAAAGGAATGGCACAAAAAGAACAAGGCCTATCACACCCTTCTGCTATTTTTAAGTATGCATAATGCTGCGGAGTGGTTGTCAAACGCTCTCCTATAAGTTCATGTTTATAATCTGCTTCTAAAACTTTTAATAGATTAGGCAAATCATGCGTTCCAAAATATTGATCTACATTGGTAATTTCACTTTCTAAATCTGGTTTGTATCGCTCACTTAAGCATCCTGTTACAAAAACTTTATCTATTTCTCCTTTTTCTTTTCTTTGTGCATGATGTAGGATCGTATCCACAGATTCTTCCTTTGCTTTTCCTATAAATCCACAAGTATTAATGACTACAATGTTACCTTCATCGTTTTCATCTTCATGCACAACCTCTTTTCCATTTGCTTTTAATTGCCCCATTAAAACTTCACTATCGTAAACATTTTTAGAACAGCCTAAAGTAACTACATTGATTTTATTTTTTTTGGTTGTTTTTGTACGCATTGTATTATCATAAATTTAGGTTGCAAAAGTACTACTTTTCAACGTTTTTGCCCTATAGGCATCAAAAAAAACTCCTTTCATTTTAGAAAGGAGTTTTATAAAAATATGCTTTTGTTTATATAAAGAATGAATCTACAAATTCATTTTTATTAAACACTTGTAAATCGTCGATCCCTTCTCCTACCCCGATGTATTTTACAGGGATTTGAAATTGGTCTGAAATACCAATCACTACGCCTCCTTTGGCTGTTCCATCCAATTTGGTAACGGCTAAAGAAGTTACTTCTGTTGCTTTGGTAAATTGTTTGGCTTGTTCAAAAGCATTTTGCCCTGTTGATCCGTCCAATACTAAGAGTACATCATGCGGCGCATCTGCCACCACTTTTTGCATGACTCTTTTTATTTTTGTCAACTCATTCATGAGGTTTACCTTGTTGTGCAAGCGCCCTGCGGTATCAATAATTACCACATCTGCATCTTGTGATACTGCTGATTTTAAAGTATCAAAAGCTACGGATGCAGGATCAGACCCCATTTCTTGCCTTACTATTGGAACTTCTGTTCTATCTGCCCAAACTTGTAACTGGTCTATGGCTGCTGCTCTAAAAGTATCTGCTGCTCCTAAAACAACTTTTAATCCTTGCTTTTTAAATTGAGCTGCCAACTTACCAATAGTGGTTGTTTTACCAACACCGTTCACCCCCACAACCATTAATACATAGGGCTTTTTATTTTTAGGAATGGTGAATTCAGTGTCATTCCCTAGGTTTGTTTCTGATAAAAGACCTGCTATTTCTTCACGAAGAATTTTATTTAGCTCGCTAGTTCCTAAATATTTATCTCTTGCGACTCTTGCTTCAATTCTATCAATAATTTTCAAAGTAGTAGCTACGCCAACATCAGAAGCTACTAGTATTTCTTCCAAGTTATCTAGTACATCATCATCTACTTTAGATTTTCCAGCTACAGCTTTAGATAATTTTGTAAAAAAACTTGTTTTTGTTTTCTCCAACCCTTTATCTAACGTTTCTTTTTTTTCTTTTGAAAAAATTTTCTTAAAAAAACTCATTCTGTTTAATTTATGATCGTTTTTAATACTATAAAATCTATGCCATTTATGCTTTATGGTCAGTATGTCAGATTTTGATCGAATTATATATGCCTTTTTGTAACTAATAGCGTCATATACTGCTAATAATCTCACGTATCTTTTGAACCATGATGGAAATAAACGCTTTTTTCTATGGAGTTTATTTCATATGATAATGGGTATAAACTTTTCTTTCTATCCTCATTAAAACTTTTTTTATTGCCCAAAGCATCACTGTTTGGAGCTGTTTTTTGTTTTTTCTTCTATCACAAGAGTATCTTGTGGTGTACACAAAAGGCTTGTAACACACTGCTTAGGTGTAAAAAGTTTACTTGGGTTGCTTTTAGAAGCACAAGTTTTCAAAAATACACATTTTTACATAGAACTCATCTTGACGTTTCATTTTTAAGCCTAAGCGTATTAAAATACTTTTAAAAAAAATGCTTTTGAAAGTCATATTAACTCCTAGGTATCAAAAAATAGGGGAGTTCATATATAAAAAAAGCTACTCTCTAAATGAAAGTAGCTTTTTTTTAAAATTGTGTACAAGAATTATTTCTTTGCTAAGAAATCATTTACTTGTGTAGGATCCATGATAGCTTCAACAAATGTGTAAGCTCCTGTTTTTGGAGACTTTACCATTTTGATAGCCTTACTTAATCTTTTCGAACCTGTTTGTAACGATGCTACTGATTTTTTTGCCATGTTCTAATATTTTATATGACGTTTTTAACTAAAAACGTTAATTATTTAATCTCTTTGTGAACTGTCATTCTTTTCAAGATAGGATTGAATTTTTTAATTTCCATTCTATCTGGAGTATTCTTCTTATTTTTCGTAGTGATGTAACGAGAAGTTCCTCTCTCACCTGATGCTTTGTGCTCAGTACATTCTAAAATAACCTGTACTCTGTTTCCTTTTTTTGCCATCTCTCTAAAATTTTATCTAGTAAGGAATTATTTTGTTAAGAAACCTTTTTCTCTCGCTTCTTTAATAACAGCAGAGATTCCTTTTTTGTTAATATTTTTTAATGCAGAAGCTGATACTTTTAATCGAATCCATTTATCTTCTTCTGGAATGTAAAAACGCTTTACCATTAAGTTAGCGTTAAACTTTCTTTTAGTTCTATTTAATGCGTGAGAAACGTTGTTCCCAACCATTGCTTTTTTACCTGTAAGTTCACAAACTCTAGACATCTTCTTGACAGTTTTTAGTGTTATTTCTAAACGAGGTGCAAATTTATGCATTTAAATTCATTGCACAAAAATATTTCTCGATTAAATTTTATTTTAATTTGAATCTATTATAACTGAGGCTAAGCATCTAACCTTCTGGAAGCGTAACTGGGCGCGAATTTACAAAATTATTTTAATAAATATGCTTGTAGTAGCTCTAAAGATTTATGAACAGTTCTTTGGAGTACTTTTTCTCGAGGCTGTCCAAAATTAAATTCCGCTACTTCAACGCCCTCTTTCGTTGCAATTGCGATATATACGATTCCTACACTTTTATCATTATGGTCAGTAGTTGGCCCTGCATTACCTGTTACTGCAATACTATAATCTGTTTTTAGCCGTTGTAAACATCCTTTTGCCATTTCTTCTGCTACTTCTTTACTTACTACGGTATGTTTATTTATGGTTTGCGGTAGTACGCCTAATAGTTGTTGTTTTACCGCTGCTGTATAGGTTACGAAGCTTCCTTTAAAATAAGCAGATGCTCCAGGTATTGCTACCAAACTAGCTGCTATTTTGCCTCCCGTTAAGCTTTCTGCGGTACTTA from Tenacibaculum maritimum NCIMB 2154 includes the following:
- the rimO gene encoding 30S ribosomal protein S12 methylthiotransferase RimO, whose translation is MRTKTTKKNKINVVTLGCSKNVYDSEVLMGQLKANGKEVVHEDENDEGNIVVINTCGFIGKAKEESVDTILHHAQRKEKGEIDKVFVTGCLSERYKPDLESEITNVDQYFGTHDLPNLLKVLEADYKHELIGERLTTTPQHYAYLKIAEGCDRPCSFCAIPLMRGKHKSTPIEAIVIEAEKLAKKGIKELMLIAQDLTYYGLDLYKKRALADLLKALVKVAGIEWIRLHYAFPSGFPLDVLEVMKNEPKVCNYLDIPLQHINTEILKSMKRGTTHEKTTALIHKFREAVPNMAIRTTLIVGYPGETETQFQELKDWVEAMRFERLGAFEYSHEENTGAYGLEDDVPAEVKFRRVNEIMEVQSQISWELNQAKVGKTFRCLFDRKDGAYYYGRTEFDSPDVDNDVLVDAQQHYIKIGEFIDIKIDEAGDFDLYGTPLVKQEKPVSLHQKRKIKHSK
- a CDS encoding DUF4295 domain-containing protein translates to MAKKSVASLQTGSKRLSKAIKMVKSPKTGAYTFVEAIMDPTQVNDFLAKK
- the rpmB gene encoding 50S ribosomal protein L28 → MSRVCELTGKKAMVGNNVSHALNRTKRKFNANLMVKRFYIPEEDKWIRLKVSASALKNINKKGISAVIKEAREKGFLTK
- the rpmG gene encoding 50S ribosomal protein L33, coding for MAKKGNRVQVILECTEHKASGERGTSRYITTKNKKNTPDRMEIKKFNPILKRMTVHKEIK
- the ftsY gene encoding signal recognition particle-docking protein FtsY, translating into MSFFKKIFSKEKKETLDKGLEKTKTSFFTKLSKAVAGKSKVDDDVLDNLEEILVASDVGVATTLKIIDRIEARVARDKYLGTSELNKILREEIAGLLSETNLGNDTEFTIPKNKKPYVLMVVGVNGVGKTTTIGKLAAQFKKQGLKVVLGAADTFRAAAIDQLQVWADRTEVPIVRQEMGSDPASVAFDTLKSAVSQDADVVIIDTAGRLHNKVNLMNELTKIKRVMQKVVADAPHDVLLVLDGSTGQNAFEQAKQFTKATEVTSLAVTKLDGTAKGGVVIGISDQFQIPVKYIGVGEGIDDLQVFNKNEFVDSFFI